From Rhodoferax sp. AJA081-3, the proteins below share one genomic window:
- a CDS encoding GNAT family N-acetyltransferase, with product MPTQHPTLTDTDIANIERATLDAVAPPAVEAIDHWLLPFDTSTIGRAKSAVPLRHHTLDAAQIAGIEALYAARGLQAAFRVADVPGLANIHAELQRLGYRADQPTLVQVGTVHQMRAVCQANPADTSTTPTPEWSAIYLSEGFDPVDGAHRIQALSRSRHLVYASVQEAGQAVAAGTASLSQGWASIHGMRTAANSRGRGLAARVLAGLADAAAQQGLERVFLQVEEGNHSALALYRRARFATAWRYHYWRKP from the coding sequence ATGCCAACCCAACACCCCACATTGACCGACACCGACATCGCCAACATCGAGCGCGCCACACTCGACGCAGTGGCCCCGCCCGCCGTTGAAGCCATCGACCACTGGCTGCTGCCCTTTGACACCTCCACCATAGGCCGCGCCAAAAGCGCCGTGCCCTTGCGCCACCACACGCTGGATGCCGCGCAGATAGCCGGTATCGAAGCCCTGTACGCCGCACGCGGTCTGCAGGCCGCGTTTCGGGTGGCAGACGTACCGGGCCTGGCCAATATCCATGCCGAACTGCAGCGCCTGGGCTACCGCGCCGACCAGCCCACCCTGGTGCAGGTGGGCACGGTGCACCAGATGCGCGCGGTCTGCCAAGCGAATCCCGCCGACACCAGCACCACCCCCACGCCCGAATGGTCGGCCATCTACCTGAGCGAGGGTTTTGACCCGGTAGACGGCGCCCACCGCATCCAGGCGCTGAGCCGCAGCCGCCACCTGGTGTATGCCAGCGTGCAAGAGGCGGGGCAGGCCGTGGCGGCGGGCACCGCATCACTCAGCCAGGGCTGGGCCAGCATCCACGGCATGCGCACAGCAGCCAATAGCCGGGGCCGCGGTTTGGCGGCACGGGTTTTGGCGGGTTTGGCCGATGCCGCGGCGCAGCAGGGCCTGGAGCGCGTCTTTCTGCAGGTGGAAGAAGGCAACCACTCCGCACTGGCCCTGTATCGCCGCGCCAGGTTTGCCACCGCATGGCGCTACCACTACTGGCGTAAACCCTGA